The following proteins are co-located in the Coffea eugenioides isolate CCC68of unplaced genomic scaffold, Ceug_1.0 ScVebR1_1297;HRSCAF=2123, whole genome shotgun sequence genome:
- the LOC113755189 gene encoding viridiflorene synthase-like, translating into MASAETAGLLNNQREIVRQLADFPENIWADRIASFTLDKQGYEMYAKEIEMLKEEVMSMLLETEKPMMEKFHLIDKIERLGISHHFEDKIEQQLQELFYTYPNFQEHPECDLLTAALQFRLFRQHGFNISCGILDQFIDDNGKFKESLCEDIRGLLSLYEAAHIRTNGDKILEEALAFTTTHLTLGVPHLGSTPAKQVKHALEQPLHKGIP; encoded by the exons ATGGCCTCAGCTGAAACTGCTGGCCTCTTAAACAATCAGCGTGAGATCGTCCGCCAATTAGCAGACTTCCCTGAAAACATTTGGGCTGATCGTATCGCTTCATTTACTCTGGATAAGCag GGATATGAAATGTATGCCAAAGAAATTGAAATGTTAAAGGAAGAAGTGATGAGCATGCTTTTGGAAACTGAAAAACCCATGATGGAAAAATTCCATCTTATAGACAAAATTGAACGGCTTGGCATCTCGCATCATTTCGAGGACAAGATTGAGCAGCAGCTACAAGAACTTTTTTATACTTATCCCAACTTTCAGGAGCATCCAGAGTGTGATTTATTGACTGCAGCACTTCAATTCCGACTATTCAGGCAACATGGTTTTAATATCTCTTGTG GCATCTTGGACCAATTCATTGATGATAATGGTAAGTTTAAGGAATCCTTATGTGAAGACATAAGGGGTCTGCTAAGTCTGTATGAAGCTGCTCACATCAGAACAAATGGAGACAAAATTTTAGAAGAAGCCCTTGCTTTCACAACCACTCATCTGACACTCGGAGTTCCCCACTTGGGCTCTACTCCTGCTAAACAAGTGAAACATGCTCTTGAACAGCCATTGCATAAGGGCATCCCATGA
- the LOC113755190 gene encoding vetispiradiene synthase 2-like, with protein sequence MYEKDESNNKLLLRLAKLDYHLLQILYQQELSEIIRWGKDLDIVTKVPYARDRIVECYFWAVGTYYEPQYSLARMTFAKAIVFCGMIDDTYDAYGTLDELQIFTESIERWDGNGIDQLSDYLKAAYTMLLNFNKELEEDLAKKRRTFAFDKYIEEWKQYMRTSFTQSKWFLTNKLPSFADYLSNGMITSSYYLLPSAAFLGVDGASEDVIKWMSTNPKLFVALTTHARLTNDVGSHKFEKERGSGTAIECYMKDYNVSEEEAMKKLEEMYEDTWKIMNEECLRPTTIPREILKVILNLARTCEVVYKHRGDGFTDQRRIEAHIKATIMDSISVCG encoded by the exons ATGTATGAAAAAGATGAATCTAATAACAAATTGCTGCTAAGGCTTGCCAAATTGGATTACCACTTGTTGCAGATATTATATCAACAAGAACTTTCAGAGATAATCAG GTGGGGGAAGGACTTGGACATTGTAACAAAAGTTCCATATGCAAGGGACAGAATTGTGGAATGCTACTTTTGGGCTGTTGGAACCTATTATGAGCCTCAGTACTCTCTTGCTCGAATGACATTCGCAAAAGCAATAGTTTTTTGTGGAATGATTGATGACACGTATGATGCTTATGGCACTCTAGATGAACTCCAAATTTTCACGGAATCTATAGAACG GTGGGATGGCAATGGGATTGATCAACTCTCAGACTACTTGAAGGCAGCCTACACGatgcttttaaattttaataaggAGCTTGAGGAAGATTTAGCTAAAAAGCGAAGAACCTTTGCATTCGACAAGTATATAGAAGAA TGGAAACAATACATGAGGACAAGCTTCACTCAGTCGAAGTGGTTTCTTACAAACAAATTACCATCTTTTGCTGATTACTTGAGCAATGGCATGATCACCAGCTCATACTATTTACTGCCATCAGCAGCTTTCTTGGGCGTGGATGGTGCCTCGGAGGATGTTATTAAGTGGATGTCAACTAATCCAAAACTCTTTGTTGCTTTGACAACACATGCCAGATTGACTAACGATGTTGGCAGTCACAAG TTTGAGAAAGAAAGAGGCAGTGGCACAGCAATTGAATGCTACATGAAAGATTATAATGTGTCGGAGGAAGAGGCAATGAAGAAGCTTGAAGAGATGTATGAGGATACTTGGAAGATCATGAACGAGGAATGCTTAAGGCCTACTACCATTCCAAGAGAAATTCTCAAAGTGATTCTCAATCTAGCACGAACTTGCGAAGTTGTTTACAAGCACCGTGGAGATGGATTCACTGATCAACGTAGAATTGAAGCCCATATAAAGGCAACGATTATGGATTCCATATCTGTTTGCGGATGA